The following coding sequences are from one Microcoleus sp. AS-A8 window:
- a CDS encoding AraC family transcriptional regulator: MNKDKPLTIDGTHRDALKLILPRSPILSSYQAGWEGIHFAYYRQSAHEVPEFCLAQHIISIHVGYSPARLTVKGHFQNENYSNGELGILPANQPSPLTWCSGEAEFINLYLEPTKLAHIAYESVDVEHVELISQVKIRDPLIQHIGLALKTELESGEVDSRLYAESMATALSAHLLRRYSTKPLVIRDYTGGLPKYKLREAIAYINNHLDQDLSLTQLATLAQMSPYYFATLFKQSTGLAPHQYVTKCRIEKAKQLLKSRDLTIIEICHQVGFQSQSHFTRVFRKHTAKTPKVYRELL; the protein is encoded by the coding sequence TTGAACAAAGATAAACCTTTAACGATTGACGGCACCCATCGAGACGCTTTAAAGCTAATTCTGCCGCGATCGCCTATTCTCTCAAGTTATCAGGCAGGCTGGGAAGGTATTCACTTTGCCTATTACCGACAATCGGCTCACGAAGTTCCTGAATTTTGCCTTGCACAGCACATTATCAGCATCCATGTCGGTTATTCCCCGGCAAGGCTGACGGTAAAGGGACATTTTCAGAACGAAAATTACAGCAATGGCGAACTTGGTATCTTACCTGCTAACCAACCCAGTCCTTTAACCTGGTGCAGTGGAGAAGCTGAGTTTATCAACCTCTATCTTGAACCCACAAAATTGGCTCATATTGCCTACGAATCAGTTGATGTAGAGCATGTTGAGCTTATATCGCAAGTCAAGATACGCGACCCGCTCATTCAACACATTGGTCTGGCACTTAAGACTGAACTTGAATCAGGTGAAGTGGATAGTCGTCTGTACGCTGAATCAATGGCGACTGCCCTTTCAGCTCATCTACTGCGGCGATACTCTACAAAGCCACTTGTTATTCGAGACTATACAGGCGGACTGCCAAAGTACAAATTGAGGGAAGCGATCGCCTACATTAACAACCATCTTGATCAGGACTTAAGTTTGACTCAACTTGCCACTCTAGCCCAGATGAGTCCTTATTATTTTGCTACTTTGTTCAAGCAATCTACAGGACTTGCACCGCATCAGTATGTAACTAAATGCCGAATTGAGAAAGCAAAACAGTTGTTGAAAAGCCGAGACTTAACAATTATAGAAATTTGTCACCAAGTCGGTTTTCAAAGTCAAAGTCATTTCACAAGAGTTTTTCGGAAGCACACAGCAAAAACACCAAAAGTCTACAGGGAATTACTCTGA
- a CDS encoding YihY/virulence factor BrkB family protein, translating to MLSARFFRFFRHLNWATLRKTFARAIERRLMGLSAEMAYNAILALFPAILAILTAIGLFEESLQSTFRNLVRQLSEVAPYEVVELIRQFKLEISRTKSSGLFSLSFVFAIWASSGVLSAAMNAFDQMHKIPPEQTRPFWKAKLVSLGLTIGSILFSVLASFLVFVSDWLVKIVVAHSGASLLLTLWRLLSWPLALGIIATGCAFIYRYGPSRWTKGTPIMPGAVLAAISWAIVSALFRLYVTNFGNYNKVYGAVGAVIVLLLWLYMTSLVLLLGDQLNVTVGETMQQGRFLNSLSRTIKLKE from the coding sequence ATGCTGTCTGCGCGTTTTTTTCGTTTTTTTCGCCACCTCAATTGGGCAACCCTAAGGAAAACGTTCGCCCGTGCCATAGAACGTCGGCTGATGGGACTATCTGCTGAAATGGCCTATAACGCCATATTAGCCCTGTTTCCAGCAATTTTAGCGATTCTCACGGCAATTGGACTGTTTGAAGAATCTTTACAATCCACCTTCCGTAACCTGGTACGTCAGCTTAGCGAAGTGGCTCCTTACGAAGTTGTGGAACTCATTCGTCAGTTCAAGCTGGAAATTAGCCGCACAAAAAGTAGCGGCCTCTTCTCTCTGAGCTTTGTTTTCGCCATTTGGGCTTCTTCTGGGGTGCTGAGTGCGGCGATGAACGCCTTCGATCAAATGCATAAAATTCCTCCAGAACAAACACGACCCTTTTGGAAAGCTAAATTAGTATCCTTAGGTTTAACGATTGGCAGTATTTTATTCTCAGTTCTGGCTTCTTTCTTGGTCTTCGTCAGTGATTGGCTGGTGAAAATAGTCGTTGCTCATAGTGGAGCATCGCTCCTATTGACCCTATGGCGGCTTTTAAGTTGGCCTTTAGCGTTGGGTATCATTGCTACAGGTTGTGCTTTTATCTATCGCTATGGCCCCAGTCGTTGGACTAAAGGCACACCGATTATGCCAGGAGCCGTTTTGGCGGCAATTTCCTGGGCAATTGTCTCAGCGCTGTTTCGGCTTTATGTCACGAACTTTGGCAATTACAATAAAGTCTACGGAGCCGTCGGTGCAGTCATTGTCTTATTACTTTGGCTCTATATGACTTCTTTGGTACTTTTATTAGGCGACCAGCTCAACGTCACCGTAGGAGAGACCATGCAACAAGGCAGATTCCTAAACAGTCTCAGCAGAACTATAAAGCTCAAAGAATGA
- a CDS encoding DUF4112 domain-containing protein: MSQISPQSSHPSGDARISSFRRLRRLSHILDNAIPIPGTSYRIGIDPLIGLLPGGGDFFGTAVSAYIVLEAARMGVPRETLVQMVWNIIVDTLSGTVPVLGDLVDVTWKANTKNIVLLEEHLKIPPSPTRKKVDWLFLALLFGVLLLVVVGVAAISVMLLRWLFSAITG, encoded by the coding sequence ATGTCCCAAATCTCTCCTCAATCTTCCCATCCATCCGGTGATGCTAGGATATCTAGCTTTCGGCGTCTGCGTCGGTTGAGCCACATCCTAGATAACGCGATTCCCATTCCGGGGACATCTTATCGCATTGGTATTGACCCCCTCATCGGTCTGTTACCGGGAGGTGGTGATTTCTTCGGAACCGCTGTCTCCGCTTATATTGTGCTGGAAGCGGCACGAATGGGGGTACCACGAGAGACTTTAGTTCAAATGGTCTGGAATATTATTGTTGATACACTCAGTGGGACTGTGCCTGTATTGGGGGATTTGGTCGATGTGACTTGGAAGGCAAATACCAAAAATATTGTTCTGCTGGAAGAACACTTAAAAATTCCTCCTTCCCCGACTCGAAAAAAGGTTGATTGGTTGTTTCTGGCGCTGCTATTTGGGGTACTGCTTTTAGTAGTGGTGGGTGTCGCCGCCATCAGCGTCATGCTGTTGAGGTGGCTTTTTAGTGCAATCACAGGTTAA
- a CDS encoding glycogen/starch/alpha-glucan phosphorylase: MAPPEDVRIQIEDDRTGLTVETLKRAIADNLYYIQGKNESLATPFDYYMALAYTVRDRLLHRWINTTTTYLEKDVKSVHYLSAEFLMGRQLSNNLLNLGLYQRVLQALHESGLNLNDLIVLEAEPGLGNGGLGRLAACFLDSLATLEIPAVGYGIRYEFGIFDQRIKDGAQVEYPDKWLRFGNPWELRRPELTAEVLFGGHTEAYLDAQGNYRVRWIPERKILGTPYDTPVPGYNNHTVNVLRLWRAGASEEFDFRVFDSGDYVGSVTSKIFSENISKVLYPNDNTEQGKQLRLEQQYFFVSCSLQDIIKTYRRNHQNFDQFHEKVAIQLNDTHPSIGVAELMRLLVDRYHLGWNRAWFITKNTFAYTNHTLLSEALERWPVSLFQRLLPRHLEIIYEINRRFLDEVRAKYPDDTGRLARMSLIEEGGEKSVRMAHLACVGSHSINGVAALHTELLQQDVLRDFYALWPERFNNKTNGVTPRRWLLLSNPKLSELITEKIGLGWVTQLDELKQLEALVDDTEFCQRWRQIKQERKQELAEYILLYNDIAIDPNSLFDVQVKRLHEYKRQLLNVLYIITLYNRIKKNPNIDILPRTFIFAGKAAPGYFIAKLIIKLINSVAKVVNNDPDVRDRLKVVFLEGFSVSLGQRVYPAAELSEQISTAGKEASGTGNMKFAMNGALTIGTLDGANIEIREAVGAENFFLFGLTAEEVYALKAKGYNPMDYYNTNGELREVMERISSGYFCPENPDLFQPIVNSLMHKDEYLLFADYQSYIECQERVSQAYRNQENWTRMSILNSARMGFFSSDRTIREYCQDIWNVEPVKIDLKEYSQETAGLKLSQPPAIS; the protein is encoded by the coding sequence ATGGCTCCCCCAGAGGATGTACGGATTCAGATTGAGGACGATCGCACTGGCTTGACGGTTGAGACGCTTAAACGAGCCATTGCCGATAACCTTTACTACATCCAGGGAAAAAATGAGTCTTTAGCTACACCCTTCGACTATTACATGGCACTCGCCTATACCGTGCGCGATCGCCTACTCCATCGCTGGATTAATACAACGACTACATATCTTGAGAAAGATGTCAAGAGTGTACATTACCTGTCGGCAGAATTTTTGATGGGGCGGCAGTTGAGCAATAACCTGCTTAACTTAGGTCTGTACCAGCGAGTTCTGCAAGCGCTCCACGAATCTGGCCTCAACCTGAATGACCTGATCGTACTCGAAGCGGAACCCGGACTGGGAAATGGAGGGTTGGGGCGTCTGGCGGCTTGCTTCCTCGACTCCCTCGCAACCTTAGAAATTCCGGCGGTTGGCTACGGGATACGTTACGAATTTGGTATTTTTGACCAACGGATTAAGGATGGTGCTCAAGTTGAATACCCTGACAAGTGGCTCCGCTTTGGCAACCCCTGGGAACTCCGACGCCCAGAATTAACCGCTGAGGTACTCTTCGGAGGGCACACAGAAGCTTACCTGGATGCCCAGGGCAATTATCGAGTGCGTTGGATTCCAGAGCGGAAAATTTTGGGCACGCCCTACGATACACCGGTGCCTGGGTATAACAACCATACGGTGAACGTCCTGCGTCTGTGGCGTGCGGGTGCTTCTGAAGAGTTCGATTTTCGCGTGTTCGATAGTGGTGACTATGTCGGTTCCGTAACCAGTAAGATCTTCTCCGAAAATATTTCCAAAGTTCTCTATCCCAACGACAACACAGAGCAGGGTAAGCAACTACGGCTAGAGCAGCAGTATTTCTTCGTGAGCTGTTCTTTACAGGACATTATCAAGACTTACCGACGAAATCATCAGAATTTCGACCAATTCCATGAAAAAGTAGCCATCCAACTCAACGACACTCATCCTTCCATTGGTGTGGCTGAGTTAATGCGGCTGTTGGTGGATCGGTACCACTTGGGTTGGAACCGAGCTTGGTTCATCACCAAAAACACCTTTGCCTATACCAACCATACCCTGCTGTCAGAGGCTCTGGAACGCTGGCCTGTGAGCTTGTTTCAACGCCTGCTGCCCAGGCATCTGGAGATTATCTATGAAATTAACCGCCGCTTCCTGGATGAAGTGCGTGCCAAGTATCCCGATGACACGGGACGACTCGCTCGCATGTCCCTGATTGAGGAAGGGGGTGAAAAGTCCGTCCGCATGGCCCACTTGGCTTGTGTCGGTAGCCATTCGATTAATGGGGTGGCGGCATTACATACAGAATTGCTTCAGCAAGATGTCCTGCGAGACTTTTACGCCTTGTGGCCTGAGCGGTTCAATAATAAGACGAATGGGGTGACACCGCGTCGCTGGCTGTTGTTGAGCAATCCCAAGTTATCTGAACTGATTACCGAGAAGATTGGCTTGGGTTGGGTAACTCAGCTTGACGAACTCAAGCAACTAGAAGCCTTGGTGGATGATACCGAGTTTTGCCAGCGCTGGCGTCAGATTAAGCAAGAGCGTAAGCAAGAATTAGCGGAGTACATTCTGCTCTACAACGATATTGCCATCGATCCCAATTCCTTGTTTGATGTTCAGGTTAAGCGGCTTCATGAATACAAACGTCAGTTGCTCAACGTGTTGTATATCATTACGCTGTACAACCGGATTAAGAAGAATCCGAATATTGATATCTTGCCCCGAACCTTTATCTTCGCCGGGAAAGCAGCTCCGGGCTACTTTATTGCCAAGCTGATTATTAAGTTAATCAATTCGGTGGCGAAAGTGGTTAACAACGACCCTGATGTGCGCGATCGCCTCAAGGTTGTGTTCCTCGAAGGCTTCTCTGTCTCTCTGGGTCAGCGAGTTTACCCAGCGGCTGAACTCTCGGAGCAAATCTCCACCGCCGGCAAGGAAGCCTCCGGAACCGGTAATATGAAGTTCGCGATGAATGGGGCGCTGACGATTGGTACCCTGGATGGTGCCAATATTGAGATTCGGGAAGCTGTGGGGGCAGAAAATTTCTTCTTGTTTGGTCTCACCGCCGAGGAAGTTTACGCCCTCAAAGCCAAGGGATACAATCCAATGGATTACTACAACACGAATGGGGAACTGCGGGAGGTAATGGAGCGGATTAGTTCGGGATACTTCTGTCCAGAGAATCCCGATTTGTTCCAGCCGATTGTCAATTCGCTGATGCACAAAGATGAGTATCTGCTGTTTGCAGACTACCAATCTTATATCGAGTGCCAGGAGCGAGTCAGTCAAGCTTATCGCAATCAGGAGAACTGGACTCGGATGTCGATTCTCAACTCGGCGCGTATGGGCTTCTTTTCCAGCGATCGCACTATTCGGGAGTATTGCCAGGATATCTGGAACGTGGAGCCAGTCAAGATTGATTTAAAAGAGTACAGCCAAGAAACTGCTGGTTTGAAGCTCTCTCAACCACCAGCCATCTCGTAA
- a CDS encoding class I SAM-dependent methyltransferase, with protein MNSITSLQDIEKHIPIVGDINIKSPFAYQATRGAVEVVNTVQMAVAEAYINGLEVPDPVLRSLFDTCMPIFFQYFPSLLAPYEWVLKETDNLAEGSRDLMKIQYDLPQVMLNTMLGNGKLIYPKYSMGLWEKGASNLEQSQMHMIDDVIEKLDIKDGDNILDFGCGWGCVPNYILSKFPNVRFTGLNLSHEQCEYMRHKMQDPESYLSSGRFTLHEGDLNDARFEEKFDKILSIGVFCHVGNLTKTFQKLASFLKDNGKVFIHIITVRIPNNMSSVYTHKYIFPHGRYWNNDAVPSHNRDLKTIKRWYLNGSNYSKTLANWLHNFDENQASIKDLNYGMDYAKFRRIWRFYLIWFVANFASCDGEYNGNGQYLMVHA; from the coding sequence ATGAACTCTATTACCAGTCTACAAGATATCGAAAAGCATATCCCGATAGTAGGCGATATCAACATCAAAAGCCCCTTTGCCTACCAAGCCACCCGTGGAGCGGTAGAGGTCGTTAACACGGTACAAATGGCAGTTGCAGAAGCTTATATCAATGGATTGGAAGTGCCTGATCCAGTTCTGCGATCGCTTTTTGATACTTGTATGCCCATCTTCTTTCAGTATTTTCCCTCCCTACTTGCTCCCTATGAATGGGTATTAAAAGAAACGGATAATCTTGCAGAAGGGTCACGGGATCTAATGAAAATTCAGTACGATTTACCTCAAGTAATGCTGAATACTATGTTGGGTAATGGGAAACTTATTTATCCGAAGTACAGCATGGGATTGTGGGAAAAAGGAGCTTCCAACCTTGAGCAATCCCAGATGCACATGATTGATGATGTGATTGAAAAGCTAGACATTAAAGATGGCGACAATATCTTAGACTTCGGATGTGGTTGGGGTTGCGTTCCAAATTATATTCTTTCCAAATTCCCCAATGTCAGGTTTACAGGGCTGAATTTGAGCCATGAGCAATGCGAATATATGCGCCACAAAATGCAAGACCCTGAAAGCTACCTGAGTTCAGGTCGATTTACTCTACATGAAGGGGATTTAAATGACGCCAGATTCGAGGAGAAGTTTGACAAAATCCTCTCGATTGGTGTTTTTTGTCATGTTGGTAATTTAACAAAAACCTTCCAAAAATTAGCTTCTTTTCTGAAGGATAACGGCAAGGTGTTTATTCACATCATCACAGTCCGCATCCCGAACAACATGTCCAGCGTTTACACCCACAAATACATTTTCCCCCACGGTCGCTACTGGAATAACGATGCCGTTCCCAGCCATAACAGAGACCTCAAAACCATTAAAAGATGGTATCTTAATGGGTCTAATTACTCTAAAACACTAGCCAATTGGTTACATAATTTTGACGAGAACCAGGCAAGCATCAAAGATTTAAATTATGGCATGGATTATGCCAAGTTTCGCCGGATATGGCGGTTCTATTTGATATGGTTTGTTGCCAATTTCGCCAGTTGTGATGGTGAATATAACGGTAACGGGCAATATTTGATGGTTCATGCTTAA
- a CDS encoding fatty acid desaturase, producing MTIDRDKTLIPQVDYAKKLRSMLPAEAFAADRSKLVILFINLAILILGWAIASHLDRWSPYLLWLYLPLAVVMGNSVTVLLFSSHEVMHGSVIRNPRLIRMIGFLGFAIGWMPPTFWKSVHNRVHHSKTNSFDDPDRNYLYEQPNTWGKWFQHLIEPSSEVNFIGLALGMPTSWLLYTFRNLTSVLFFNDESVDYVPAAVRVSAKDRLAIAGEFFLILMIHLSIVAYLQFDLIKLVLSYFIPLGIGYAGMFFYIYTNHMICPMTIVNDPLLNSVSLRVYKLFDKLHLNFSYHTEHHIFPGMNSDYYPMVQELLETHYPERMNLIDAGEAWRLLRQTPRHYKDENTFTNWSGEKDVICPLSHK from the coding sequence ATGACTATTGATAGAGATAAAACACTGATTCCTCAAGTAGATTATGCAAAAAAATTACGTTCCATGCTGCCGGCTGAAGCTTTTGCCGCCGATCGCAGTAAGTTAGTCATTTTGTTCATTAATCTGGCAATCTTGATACTCGGCTGGGCGATCGCGTCTCATCTGGATCGTTGGTCTCCATATCTTTTATGGCTATATTTACCCCTAGCTGTGGTGATGGGCAATAGCGTTACTGTCTTGCTATTTAGCTCTCATGAAGTCATGCATGGCAGCGTGATTAGGAACCCCAGGCTGATTCGTATGATTGGCTTCCTGGGGTTCGCGATAGGATGGATGCCACCAACCTTCTGGAAATCCGTTCATAACCGAGTGCATCACAGTAAAACAAATTCCTTCGATGATCCTGATCGTAATTACTTATACGAGCAGCCTAATACCTGGGGGAAATGGTTTCAGCATCTTATAGAACCTTCTAGTGAAGTCAATTTCATAGGGTTGGCATTGGGGATGCCGACTTCATGGCTACTTTATACGTTTCGCAATCTGACCTCTGTGCTGTTCTTTAATGATGAATCTGTTGATTATGTTCCTGCCGCCGTTAGGGTCAGTGCTAAAGACCGTCTGGCGATCGCAGGAGAATTTTTTCTGATCTTAATGATTCATCTCAGTATCGTGGCTTATCTGCAATTTGACTTAATAAAACTCGTGCTTAGCTACTTTATACCCCTGGGGATTGGCTATGCGGGAATGTTTTTTTATATTTATACAAATCACATGATTTGCCCCATGACAATCGTTAACGATCCACTACTCAATAGTGTTTCTCTACGGGTTTATAAACTCTTTGATAAGTTGCATTTAAATTTCTCTTACCATACCGAGCATCATATTTTTCCAGGAATGAATTCTGATTATTATCCAATGGTTCAAGAGTTATTAGAAACTCACTATCCTGAGCGTATGAACTTAATAGATGCTGGGGAAGCTTGGCGCTTGCTGCGGCAAACTCCTCGGCATTACAAAGATGAAAATACCTTTACAAATTGGTCAGGGGAAAAGGATGTTATTTGCCCTCTTAGTCATAAATAA
- a CDS encoding carbohydrate ABC transporter permease — protein MPKIPQKNPSPSFGKWLIVTLLLIGAAFVLFPLAIVLLMSLAPTGTSATSGNLAPKGLTLVHYRQAWASGNFLLAFANSTVVALAVTGFQVITSALAGYALARLKFRGRQTLLLLVLATLVIPFQILVVPIFLVLKWGHLVNTYGALILPTAASGFGIFLLRQYFLTVPVELEEAAALDGANRLQILWRVMLPLSRPALVTLFLFTFIGEWNDLFKPLVFTTRPELRTVQLALAEFQEQFTNNWSLLMAAVVIATLPVVVVFLFGQRQFIQGIATTGIKN, from the coding sequence ATGCCTAAAATCCCTCAGAAAAACCCCTCCCCGTCGTTTGGGAAATGGCTAATTGTGACTTTGCTTCTCATAGGGGCAGCTTTTGTTCTATTTCCCTTAGCCATTGTTTTGTTAATGTCTCTGGCACCTACTGGGACAAGTGCTACCAGCGGCAACCTCGCGCCCAAAGGACTCACCCTGGTTCACTATCGGCAAGCTTGGGCTAGCGGGAACTTTCTATTGGCGTTTGCGAACTCCACCGTTGTCGCCCTTGCCGTAACGGGGTTTCAGGTGATTACCTCTGCCCTGGCAGGCTATGCCTTGGCAAGGCTCAAATTTCGGGGGCGTCAAACGCTTCTCCTCCTCGTTTTGGCAACCCTGGTGATTCCCTTTCAGATTTTAGTGGTACCAATCTTTCTAGTACTGAAGTGGGGCCACCTAGTCAATACCTACGGAGCACTGATTTTACCGACAGCAGCAAGTGGCTTCGGTATTTTTCTGTTACGGCAATACTTCCTCACCGTACCCGTGGAGTTGGAAGAAGCGGCGGCCTTGGATGGGGCAAACCGACTCCAAATTCTCTGGCGGGTCATGCTACCCTTGTCTCGACCCGCGTTGGTGACGCTATTTTTGTTTACGTTTATCGGTGAGTGGAACGATCTGTTCAAGCCCCTTGTTTTCACCACGCGACCGGAATTAAGAACAGTTCAACTCGCTTTGGCAGAGTTTCAGGAGCAATTTACCAATAACTGGTCATTACTGATGGCTGCTGTAGTGATAGCTACCTTACCAGTAGTGGTCGTGTTTCTTTTCGGTCAGCGGCAGTTTATCCAAGGCATTGCCACAACCGGGATTAAGAATTGA
- a CDS encoding aldehyde oxygenase (deformylating), with the protein MQQLAVSPEFDFTSESYKDAYSRINAIVIEGEQEAHDNYITLAQLLPDHKDELQRLSKMESRHMKGFQACGRNLSVTPDMEFAQQYFSELHSNFQKAAATGNVVTCLLIQSLIIECFAIAAYNIYIPVADDFARKITEGVVKDEYMHLNFGEVWLKEHFEASKAELEQANRQNLPLVWRMLNQVEDDAHILGMEKDALVEDFMIAYGEALSNIGFTTRDIMRMSAYGLTAA; encoded by the coding sequence ATGCAGCAGCTTGCAGTCAGTCCAGAGTTCGATTTCACCAGTGAATCCTACAAGGACGCCTACAGCCGCATCAATGCGATCGTGATTGAAGGTGAACAGGAGGCTCACGATAATTACATCACACTAGCCCAACTGCTGCCAGACCACAAAGATGAACTCCAGCGCCTATCGAAGATGGAAAGCCGCCACATGAAGGGTTTTCAAGCCTGTGGTCGGAATCTGAGTGTGACGCCCGATATGGAGTTTGCTCAACAGTACTTCAGCGAGTTGCATAGCAACTTTCAGAAGGCAGCCGCAACGGGCAATGTGGTGACGTGTTTGCTGATTCAATCACTGATTATCGAGTGTTTTGCGATCGCGGCTTACAACATCTATATTCCCGTCGCTGACGACTTCGCTCGAAAAATTACCGAAGGGGTGGTTAAAGACGAGTACATGCACCTGAACTTTGGTGAAGTTTGGCTGAAAGAACATTTTGAAGCGTCTAAAGCTGAACTGGAACAAGCCAATCGTCAAAACCTACCCCTGGTTTGGCGGATGCTTAACCAAGTTGAAGACGATGCTCACATCCTAGGCATGGAAAAAGATGCGCTCGTTGAAGACTTCATGATCGCCTACGGTGAAGCCTTGAGCAACATTGGTTTTACCACCCGTGACATTATGCGGATGTCAGCCTACGGTCTAACAGCGGCTTAA
- a CDS encoding B12-binding domain-containing radical SAM protein — protein MKALLLYPRFPQTFWSYDRFMEMAGLKASIPPLGIITVAALLPEDWEIRFHDRNVNEETDGDWEWCDIVILSAMLAQKQDFLAQIQKAVRLGKKVAIGGPYPTSMPEAALEAGAHYLVLDEGEITVPLFLEAIAQGEERGIFRAAEKPDVSKSPMPRFDLLNRDAYLMMAIQFSRGCPFNCEFCDIITLYGRKPRTKEPSQILAELQALYDLGWRGSLFMVDDNFIGNQRNVKRLLRELIPWMQERNYPFTFLTEASVNLAEDSELLDLMAKAGFYGVFLGIETPDQDSLKVTRKSQNTRNPLVEACHIINKAGLLIYAGFIIGFDGERAGAGERIRAFVEQTSIPQPMLGVLQALPNTALWQRLKQEQRLLEGLGAVEIGDQNSLMNFQPTRPMTEVAQEYVDALWAIYEPKNYLRRCFQQCLNINPNPRLNQNMYFPPGKGIRLVAQLIWHQGIRRPEIRGQFWQQLWIILRTKPQFLNMYLGLCAAGEHFWEYRVLARERITQQLGFDPLTQTVTPEREPALVGG, from the coding sequence ATGAAAGCTTTACTACTTTACCCCCGCTTTCCCCAAACCTTCTGGTCTTATGACCGATTTATGGAAATGGCTGGACTGAAGGCGTCTATTCCTCCCTTGGGAATCATCACAGTCGCCGCCCTGCTTCCAGAAGACTGGGAAATTCGGTTTCATGACCGCAATGTTAACGAAGAAACCGATGGGGATTGGGAGTGGTGTGACATTGTCATTCTCTCTGCCATGCTGGCACAGAAGCAAGACTTTCTCGCCCAAATTCAAAAAGCTGTGCGCTTAGGGAAAAAAGTAGCCATTGGGGGGCCCTACCCCACCTCCATGCCAGAAGCCGCGTTGGAGGCGGGTGCCCATTATTTAGTTTTGGATGAAGGGGAAATCACGGTTCCGTTATTTCTAGAGGCAATTGCTCAAGGAGAAGAGCGAGGCATCTTTCGTGCGGCTGAGAAGCCAGATGTGAGCAAAAGCCCCATGCCTCGTTTCGATCTCCTCAATCGGGATGCCTACTTAATGATGGCCATCCAATTTTCTCGGGGTTGTCCCTTCAATTGCGAATTTTGTGACATTATCACCCTTTATGGTCGTAAACCTCGCACGAAAGAGCCAAGTCAAATTCTGGCAGAATTGCAGGCTCTATATGACTTAGGCTGGCGGGGTTCTCTATTCATGGTTGATGACAACTTTATCGGTAATCAGCGCAATGTTAAACGCCTGTTGCGAGAATTGATTCCATGGATGCAGGAGCGGAATTATCCCTTTACCTTCCTGACCGAGGCTTCCGTTAATTTAGCAGAAGATAGTGAACTGCTCGATCTGATGGCTAAAGCGGGTTTCTATGGTGTCTTTCTCGGCATTGAAACTCCCGATCAAGATAGCCTTAAAGTCACTCGCAAAAGTCAGAATACCCGCAACCCCCTAGTAGAAGCCTGTCATATCATCAATAAAGCTGGGTTGCTCATTTATGCGGGATTTATCATTGGCTTTGACGGAGAAAGGGCTGGTGCTGGTGAGCGGATTCGAGCATTTGTCGAACAAACCAGCATTCCTCAACCCATGCTTGGTGTTCTGCAAGCACTACCCAATACAGCACTATGGCAACGACTCAAACAAGAACAGCGACTATTAGAGGGCTTGGGTGCGGTTGAGATAGGTGATCAGAATTCATTGATGAATTTCCAGCCCACCCGCCCGATGACTGAAGTTGCCCAAGAGTATGTTGATGCCCTCTGGGCAATATACGAACCCAAAAACTATCTCCGACGCTGCTTCCAACAATGCTTGAATATCAACCCTAATCCCCGGCTTAACCAAAATATGTACTTTCCCCCAGGCAAGGGCATTAGACTCGTAGCTCAGTTGATCTGGCATCAAGGAATACGACGACCTGAAATTCGTGGACAATTTTGGCAACAACTTTGGATTATTCTCCGTACCAAGCCGCAATTTCTTAATATGTATTTAGGACTGTGTGCTGCTGGCGAGCATTTCTGGGAGTACCGGGTTTTAGCCAGAGAACGAATTACTCAGCAGCTAGGGTTCGACCCGTTGACACAGACCGTAACACCAGAACGAGAACCCGCACTAGTAGGAGGTTAG